The following proteins come from a genomic window of Pyxidicoccus sp. MSG2:
- a CDS encoding response regulator has product MSILLVDDLPANLFALECILAPLGQRLVRAASGQEALRRVLDEDFAVILLDLRLGDMNGVEVLTLLRQRERNRRTPVLLLTGLDGDSPELQPAFKQGAVDYMRKPLVSDVLRDRVALFVELRQTEAALRRQEGRVQELSTRLEEAERELRSLRAGPRPLPEGAPSE; this is encoded by the coding sequence GTGAGCATCCTGCTGGTCGACGACCTTCCCGCGAACCTGTTCGCCCTGGAGTGCATCCTCGCGCCGCTCGGGCAGCGCCTGGTGCGCGCCGCGTCCGGGCAGGAAGCGCTGCGGCGGGTGCTCGACGAGGACTTCGCCGTCATCCTCCTGGACCTGCGGCTGGGGGACATGAACGGGGTGGAGGTGCTGACGCTGCTGCGCCAGCGCGAGCGCAACCGGCGTACCCCCGTCCTGCTCCTCACGGGCCTGGACGGTGACTCCCCGGAGCTGCAGCCGGCCTTCAAGCAGGGCGCCGTGGACTACATGCGCAAGCCCCTGGTGTCGGACGTGCTGCGGGACAGGGTGGCCCTGTTCGTGGAGCTGCGTCAGACCGAGGCCGCGCTGCGTCGGCAGGAAGGCCGCGTGCAGGAATTGTCCACCCGGCTCGAAGAGGCCGAGCGCGAGCTGCGCTCCCTCCGCGCGGGGCCCCGTCCGCTTCCGGAAGGGGCACCGTCGGAGTAA